A stretch of the Eulemur rufifrons isolate Redbay chromosome 20, OSU_ERuf_1, whole genome shotgun sequence genome encodes the following:
- the GDF5 gene encoding growth/differentiation factor 5 has translation MRLPKLLTFLLWHLAWLDLEFICTVLGAPDLGQRPQGARPGLAKAETKERSPLARNIFRPGGHSYGGGATNARAKGGTGQTGGLTQPKKDEPKKLPPRSGGPEPKPGHPPQTRQAAARTVTPKGQLPGGKAPPKAGSVPSSFLLKKAREPGPPREPKEPFRPPPITPHEYMLSLYRTLSDADRKGGNSSVKLEAGLANTITSFIDKGQDDRGPVVRKQRYVFDISALEKDGLLGAELRILRKKPSDRAKPAAPGSGRAAQLKLSSCPSGRQPAALLDVRSVPGLDGSGWEVFDIWKLFRNFKNSAQLCLELEAWERGRAVDLRGLGFDRAARQVHEKALFLVFGRTKKRDLFFNEIKARSGQDDKTVYEYLFSQRRKRRAPLATRQGKRPSKNLKARCSRKALHVNFKDMGWDDWIIAPLEYEAFHCEGLCEFPLRSHLEPTNHAVIQTLMNSMDPESTPPTCCVPTRLSPISILFIDSANNVVYKQYEDMVVESCGCR, from the exons ATGAGACTCCCCAAACTCCTCACTTTCTTGCTTTGGCACCTGGCTTGGCTGGACCTGGAATTCATCTGCACTGTGTTGGGTGCCCCTGACTTGGGCCAGAGACCCCAGGGGGCCAGGCCAGGATTGGCCAAAGCAGAGACCAAGGAGAGGTCTCCCCTGGCCCGGAACATCTTCAGGCCAGGGGGTCATAGCTATGGTGGGGGGGCCACCAATGCCAGGGCAAAGGGAGGCACCGGGCAGACAGGAGGCCTGACACAGCCCAAGAAGGATGAACCCAAAAAGCTGCCCCCCAGATCGGGTGGCCCTGAACCCAAGCCAGGACACCCTCCCCAGACAAGGCAGGCTGCAGCACGGACTGTGACCCCAAAAGGACAGCTTCCTGGGGGTAAGGCACCCCCAAAGGCAGGATCTGTCCCCAGCTCCTTCCTGCTGAAGAAGGCCAGGGAGCCTGGGCCCCCTCGAGAGCCCAAGGAGCCGTTCCGCCCGCCCCCCATCACGCCCCACGAGTACATGCTCTCGCTGTACAGGACGCTGTCCGATGCTGACAGAAAGGGAGGCAACAGCAGCGTGAAGTTGGAGGCTGGCCTGGCCAACACCATCACCAGCTTTATTGACAAAGGGCAAG ATGACCGAGGCCCTGTGGTCAGGAAGCAGAGGTACGTGTTTGACATTAGTGCCCTGGAGAAGGATGGGCTGCTGGGGGCCGAGCTGCGGATCTTGCGGAAGAAGCCCTCGGACAGGGCCAAGCCGGCGGCCCCCGGCAGTGGGCGGGCTGCCCAGCTGAAGCTGTCCAGCTGCCCCAGCGGCCGGCAGCCGGCAGCCTTGCTGGATGTACGCTCCGTGCCAGGCCTGGATGGATCTGGCTGGGAGGTGTTCGACATCTGGAAGCTCTTCCGAAACTTCAAGAACTCGGCCCAGCTGTGCCTGGAGCTGGAGGCCTGGGAACGGGGCCGGGCTGTGGACCTCCGTGGCCTGGGCTTTGACCGGGCTGCCCGGCAGGTCCACGAAAAGGCCCTGTTCCTGGTGTTTGGCCGCACCAAGAAACGAGACCTGTTTTTTAATGAGATTAAGGCCCGCTCTGGCCAGGATGATAAGACTGTGTATGAGTACCTGTTCAGCCAGCGGCGAAAACGGAGGGCCCCACTGGCCACTCGCCAGGGCAAGCGACCCAGTAAGAACCTTAAGGCTCGCTGCAGTCGGAAGGCGCTGCATGTCAACTTCAAGGACATGGGCTGGGACGACTGGATCATCGCACCTCTTGAGTATGAGGCCTTCCATTGTGAGGGGCTATGCGAGTTCCCCTTGCGCTCCCACTTGGAGCCCACGAACCATGCGGTCATCCAGACTCTGATGAACTCCATGGACCCTGAGTCCACGCCAcccacctgctgtgtgcccacGCGGCTGAGTCCCATCAGCATCCTCTTCATTGACTCTGCCAACAACGTGGTGTATAAGCAGTACGAGGACATGGTCGTGGAGTCTTGTGGCTGCAGGTAG